DNA sequence from the Shewanella piezotolerans WP3 genome:
TAGTGCTGTCTACATAAAAACCATATTGAGTTGGTTCAGTCATCATTAACTACTCTCTTAAATCTTTTTAATTGCAACACGGATGGTGTGCTGTGGATTGCCTTTAGCGACAGGGCTTGGCTGATAACGCGTAAGCGAGTTAATTGCGCCGCCTTCATCGATGATATGGCCTGTGCTACCAACCGTTTTACCTGGGTTAAACCATGCACCTTGACCGAGTGCAAATACGCCTGGGGCAACACGTGGAGTGATACGAACCTTAACGGCAATTGAGCCACGTTCATTGTACATCTCGATGTTGTCGCCAGAGCTTAAGCCGTGCTTAGCACCGTCCATTGGGTTAACCCAAACAGCATCTTCTACCGCTTCACGTAACCAAGGTACGTTGTGGTAGCTTGAGTGAGTACGGCCTTTAGTGTGGTAACCCGCTAACTGAATTGGGTAATCAGTACTGGTATCTTCATCTTCAAAACCATCCCAAGTCACTGTGTACTGTGGAATTGCAGTAATGGTGTCGCCTTTAATACCCGTTGGGTTTAGTGGGCTGTTTTCTTGATCCCAGTTAGCCGCGCGCCATGCGAGCTCAGCTGAGTAGATCTCAATCTTGCCACTTGGTGTTGCTAGTGGCTCACCACCATTGATGTAACTGGACAGTGCAACGTGATCATCCTGCATGTGCTTACGGAAGAAACCAATTTCTTGCGCTTCTTTGTAAGTTGCTGGGAACGCTGGCACAACGCCTAGGTTAGTGCTGCTGTCTTTGGTCTTTTGGTATAACTCTTCAAGCCACTGCTCTTCTGTTTTACCTTCAGTGAATTCAGCTTCACAGCCCATGTACTTCGCGATCATAGCTGATGCTTCATACATAGACTTACAGTCCCACATTGGCTCAATGGCTGATTTCATCGCGGTGATGTAACCTAGCGCACCAGATGCGTATGAATCGTTAACTAAGTCGTTAGATTCTAACCAGCTTGTATCTGGCAAGATAATGTCGGCAAATTTAGCGCCAGGCGTCATCCAGCAATCACAACTAACAATGAGTTCAACGCCTGATTCATCTTGGTAGATTTCAGCAGTATTGTTGATCTGTGCATGTTGGTTCAGTAGCGTGCTGTCAGAAGCTGAGATAATCACTTTGATGTTAGTGCCAAGCGGCGTATCTAAATCGTCAGTACCTTTAACACCATGGCTACGAGCCGTCATGGTTTCGCCGTGGTGAATCGCTTCAGACCAAGTGAAGAAAGAGATCTTCTCTTTTACTGGGTTGCTACCAGCAGGAATACCCGCACGGTACATGCCGCTCATTGATGGCAGTTCACCGTTGGATGCACCCAAAGTACCAAGCTTACCAGTCAAAACTGATAGCATGTATAGTGCACGCATGCTTTGCTCACCGTTTGCTTGGCGGTTAACGCCAGCGCCAACAACGATATAAGGTGCCTTAGCGTTTTGCAGATCTGTTGCGATTTGCTTAATTTGCGCCGCAGGAATACCAGTGATTTTCTCTGCCCACTCAGCAGTCTTCTTAGGTGCATCAGCATAAATGCCGAGACCTAAAATGTAGTCACGGTAGTTCTCTTCTGGGTTCATCACTGCAGCATATTCTTGCTTAGTCGCGTCATCGCTAGCTGCAAAAATATCTTTTTGTGCTTGAATAGATGCAGCGTCGAAACCAACTGCGTACTTGTTAATGAAGGCTAGTGAATTGGTATCAACCCAACCAGAGCTAATCATTTGGTAAGCAATCGCTTCAGCCATCGCGGCATCAGTACCAGGACGGATTGGTAACCAGGTCGACTCTTTTCCTAGCATAGAGTCAGTGTAACGCGGGTCAATCATGGTCACTTTAAGACCATTAGACTTTTGTAATGCTTTTAAGTAATCGTAACCTTCACCACTGCCCGACTGACGAATTTCACTTGGGTTATAAGCGATACCCAGCAAGAAATCACTGTTTGAAAGCGTTACAGTTGATGAACCTTTAGTGCTG
Encoded proteins:
- a CDS encoding DMSO/selenate family reductase complex A subunit; this encodes MERRSFLKMSAALGCAATVTGCNSSSDDANVIPPKPPVGDEQVTWSSCLVNCGSNCPVKVFSRDGVITRVETDHDITDGDDIYQVRACARGRSLRQRTYAVDRLKSPMKRVGKRGEGKFVPITWDEAAKTIGNKLTSVIAEHGNKAIFRSYGSGAYYGFASNACFNRLLNLNGGCLSYYGNYSWAQQQEAAAHTFGTGSTKGSSTVTLSNSDFLLGIAYNPSEIRQSGSGEGYDYLKALQKSNGLKVTMIDPRYTDSMLGKESTWLPIRPGTDAAMAEAIAYQMISSGWVDTNSLAFINKYAVGFDAASIQAQKDIFAASDDATKQEYAAVMNPEENYRDYILGLGIYADAPKKTAEWAEKITGIPAAQIKQIATDLQNAKAPYIVVGAGVNRQANGEQSMRALYMLSVLTGKLGTLGASNGELPSMSGMYRAGIPAGSNPVKEKISFFTWSEAIHHGETMTARSHGVKGTDDLDTPLGTNIKVIISASDSTLLNQHAQINNTAEIYQDESGVELIVSCDCWMTPGAKFADIILPDTSWLESNDLVNDSYASGALGYITAMKSAIEPMWDCKSMYEASAMIAKYMGCEAEFTEGKTEEQWLEELYQKTKDSSTNLGVVPAFPATYKEAQEIGFFRKHMQDDHVALSSYINGGEPLATPSGKIEIYSAELAWRAANWDQENSPLNPTGIKGDTITAIPQYTVTWDGFEDEDTSTDYPIQLAGYHTKGRTHSSYHNVPWLREAVEDAVWVNPMDGAKHGLSSGDNIEMYNERGSIAVKVRITPRVAPGVFALGQGAWFNPGKTVGSTGHIIDEGGAINSLTRYQPSPVAKGNPQHTIRVAIKKI